A window of Mucilaginibacter sp. PAMC 26640 contains these coding sequences:
- a CDS encoding adenylosuccinate lyase, which translates to MELNSLTAISPIDGRYRNATAELAPYFSEFALIKYRVFVEIEYFIALYQLPVPQLQYYDGSKSELLRDIYRNFSEADAGEIKEIEKTTNHDVKAVEYFIKNKFDGLGLQGYKEFIHFGLTSQDINNTAIPYSFKQAIHDIYIPQLHSLIDVLRHYASEWAHIPMLAHTHGQPASPTRLGKEIEVFVERLINQLHLLRAVPYSAKFGGATGNFNAHKVAYPDTDWKAFGNHFVNEVLGLHRSQFTTQIEHYDNFAAQCDALKRINNILIDLDRDVWTYISMNYFKQKIKAGEVGSSAMPHKVNPIDFENSEGNLGIANAMFEHLAAKLPVSRLQRDLTDSTVLRNIGVPVAHTLIAFKSTIKGLNKLLLNEPAINAHLEANWAVVAEAIQTILRREAYPNPYEALKELTRTNTQVNAQTIAQFVDTLQVSDSVKEELKSITPQTYTGI; encoded by the coding sequence ATGGAATTAAATTCTCTCACCGCTATATCACCTATCGATGGTCGTTACCGTAATGCTACAGCAGAATTGGCCCCTTATTTTTCGGAGTTTGCTTTGATTAAATACCGGGTGTTTGTAGAAATAGAATATTTCATTGCCCTGTACCAGCTACCTGTGCCACAGCTGCAATATTACGATGGTAGTAAATCGGAGTTATTGCGCGACATCTACCGGAATTTTTCAGAAGCTGATGCCGGCGAAATAAAGGAGATCGAAAAAACAACCAACCATGATGTAAAGGCAGTAGAATACTTCATCAAAAACAAATTTGACGGGTTAGGTCTGCAGGGCTATAAAGAGTTTATCCATTTCGGGCTAACCTCCCAGGATATCAACAATACCGCTATCCCCTATTCGTTTAAGCAGGCAATACATGACATTTATATCCCACAGTTGCACAGCCTGATTGATGTGTTGCGGCATTACGCATCTGAATGGGCTCACATCCCAATGCTGGCCCACACCCACGGGCAGCCCGCGTCGCCAACACGTTTGGGTAAAGAAATAGAAGTGTTTGTAGAGCGTTTGATTAACCAATTACATTTACTCCGCGCTGTACCCTACTCGGCCAAATTTGGCGGAGCCACGGGTAATTTTAACGCACATAAAGTAGCCTACCCGGATACCGATTGGAAAGCCTTCGGCAATCATTTTGTGAACGAAGTTTTAGGCCTGCACCGCTCGCAATTTACTACCCAAATAGAACATTATGATAATTTTGCCGCGCAATGCGATGCCTTGAAACGTATCAATAATATCCTGATAGATCTGGACCGGGATGTTTGGACCTACATTTCCATGAACTATTTTAAGCAAAAAATAAAGGCAGGCGAGGTCGGCTCATCGGCAATGCCTCATAAAGTAAACCCGATAGATTTTGAGAACAGCGAGGGCAACCTGGGTATTGCGAACGCCATGTTTGAACACCTGGCGGCCAAACTACCTGTTTCGCGTTTACAGCGCGATCTTACCGATTCTACGGTACTCCGTAATATTGGCGTACCCGTGGCGCACACGTTAATTGCGTTTAAATCTACCATTAAAGGATTAAATAAATTATTACTGAATGAACCGGCTATCAATGCGCACCTGGAAGCAAACTGGGCTGTGGTTGCTGAGGCCATTCAAACTATATTACGCCGCGAAGCTTATCCAAACCCATATGAAGCGCTGAAGGAACTCACCCGTACGAATACCCAGGTGAATGCCCAAACCATAGCCCAATTTGTGGATACTTTGCAGGTAAGCGATAGCGTAAAAGAAGAGCTTAAGAGTATTACACCACAAACTTATACTGGGATATAA
- a CDS encoding thioredoxin encodes MNINVYTETTPNPATMKFIVNKLLINGSVDYATKESAEKSPFAKELYKFSFVNGVFFASNFVTVTKTEGTEWNDIEAILKEFVKGAVESELKVQEVEQTEEVEFEGTETEIKIQQILNDYVRPAVEQDGGAISYRSFDAGVVTVELRGSCSGCPSSTVTLKSGIENLLKRMVPEVTEVVSEAL; translated from the coding sequence ATGAATATCAACGTATATACCGAAACCACGCCGAACCCGGCAACAATGAAGTTTATAGTAAACAAGTTGTTGATAAACGGAAGCGTGGATTATGCCACTAAGGAAAGTGCCGAAAAATCTCCTTTTGCTAAGGAATTATATAAATTTTCATTTGTAAATGGCGTTTTTTTCGCCAGCAACTTCGTTACGGTTACCAAAACCGAAGGCACCGAATGGAACGACATAGAAGCGATACTGAAAGAGTTTGTAAAAGGTGCGGTTGAATCTGAATTGAAAGTACAGGAAGTAGAGCAAACCGAAGAAGTTGAATTTGAAGGTACTGAAACCGAAATCAAAATTCAGCAGATCCTAAACGATTACGTTCGCCCGGCAGTTGAGCAGGATGGCGGCGCTATCAGCTACCGTTCTTTTGATGCAGGTGTGGTTACTGTTGAGCTTCGCGGTTCATGCAGCGGTTGCCCATCATCAACGGTAACATTAAAGTCAGGTATCGAGAATCTATTAAAACGTATGGTTCCCGAAGTGACCGAAGTGGTATCTGAAGCGCTATAA
- a CDS encoding 7-carboxy-7-deazaguanine synthase codes for MAHQVPENGTLLPLMEEFYTIQGEGYNTGKAAYFIRLGGCDVGCHWCDVKESWDAELHPLTAADTIVNNASKHPAKAVVITGGEPLIYNLDYLTSQLHASGIKTFIETSGAYPLSGHWDWICLSPKKFKAPMQMVADKANELKVIVFNKSDFAFAEHNAKLVGPSCKLYLQPEWSKHAEMTPLIVEYVMNNPHWEISLQTHKYLNIP; via the coding sequence ATGGCACATCAGGTCCCCGAAAATGGCACATTGCTTCCTTTAATGGAAGAGTTTTATACGATACAGGGCGAAGGGTATAATACCGGCAAAGCTGCTTATTTTATCCGCCTTGGCGGCTGCGATGTGGGCTGCCATTGGTGCGATGTTAAAGAAAGCTGGGATGCGGAACTACACCCGCTTACCGCTGCCGATACCATTGTGAACAACGCTTCAAAACACCCGGCAAAAGCGGTGGTGATAACCGGTGGTGAGCCATTGATCTATAATTTAGATTATTTAACAAGTCAGCTACATGCCTCAGGTATAAAAACCTTTATCGAAACCTCCGGTGCCTATCCTCTTTCCGGTCATTGGGACTGGATCTGCCTATCGCCTAAGAAGTTTAAAGCGCCAATGCAAATGGTTGCCGATAAAGCCAATGAGCTTAAAGTAATTGTTTTCAACAAATCAGATTTCGCCTTTGCAGAACACAATGCCAAATTGGTTGGCCCAAGCTGCAAGCTATACCTGCAACCGGAGTGGAGTAAGCATGCAGAAATGACTCCACTCATTGTTGAGTACGTTATGAATAATCCGCATTGGGAAATTTCACTGCAAACGCACAAGTATCTAAATATCCCTTAA
- a CDS encoding preprotein translocase gives MGAPEIILIIIAILILFGGKKIPEMMKGLGKGMKEFKNAKDGDDPEEPVAVKVKSNNTY, from the coding sequence ATGGGAGCACCTGAAATTATACTGATCATCATCGCTATTTTGATATTATTTGGCGGTAAAAAGATCCCGGAAATGATGAAAGGCCTTGGAAAAGGCATGAAGGAATTTAAAAATGCTAAAGATGGAGACGATCCTGAAGAACCGGTTGCGGTTAAGGTAAAATCGAACAACACTTATTAA
- a CDS encoding gluconolactonase: protein MKIIKLPVAFLCFIYLIIFNYATAQDTTLYAPSAKLQLISNQFTFTEGPSVDRKGNIFFTDQPNNKIWEYDINGKLSLYMDNAGRPNGTYFDKKGNLIVCADEHNQLWQVKKGKKKNVLLTDYDGRLLNGPNDLWVHPNGDIYFTDPYYQRPWWTRTKSDQDGQKVYYLPKGKTTAVMLEDGLKQPNGIVGTPDGKFLFVADIGGNKIYKYNITPNGALGNRTIFVNKGADGITLDERGNLYLAGNGITIFNPAGEQIARIEVPEPWTANICFGGKHKDKLFITASKAIYVMQMKVKGVE, encoded by the coding sequence ATGAAAATTATAAAACTGCCCGTTGCCTTCCTTTGCTTCATTTATCTAATTATTTTTAATTACGCTACGGCACAAGATACCACCCTGTATGCACCGTCTGCAAAACTGCAATTGATATCCAATCAATTTACTTTTACCGAAGGCCCATCGGTGGATAGAAAGGGGAATATATTTTTTACCGATCAGCCTAACAATAAGATCTGGGAGTATGATATTAATGGCAAATTATCACTTTACATGGATAATGCAGGGCGGCCAAACGGAACTTATTTCGATAAAAAAGGGAACCTTATTGTGTGCGCCGATGAGCATAACCAGTTATGGCAGGTAAAAAAAGGGAAAAAGAAGAATGTGCTGCTAACTGATTATGATGGCAGACTGCTTAATGGGCCTAACGACCTTTGGGTACATCCCAACGGGGATATCTATTTCACCGACCCTTATTATCAGCGTCCCTGGTGGACCCGCACTAAATCCGACCAGGATGGGCAAAAAGTGTACTACTTACCAAAAGGTAAAACTACAGCTGTAATGCTGGAAGACGGGCTTAAACAACCCAATGGCATTGTTGGCACACCCGATGGCAAATTTTTATTTGTTGCGGATATTGGCGGGAACAAGATTTATAAATATAATATAACGCCAAACGGTGCCCTGGGCAACAGAACGATATTCGTAAATAAAGGTGCTGATGGTATAACACTTGATGAACGCGGTAATCTATACCTTGCCGGTAATGGTATCACCATTTTTAATCCTGCTGGTGAGCAAATTGCGCGCATTGAGGTGCCCGAGCCATGGACTGCCAATATTTGTTTTGGCGGTAAACATAAAGATAAACTTTTTATTACCGCTTCAAAAGCCATCTATGTGATGCAAATGAAGGTAAAAGGAGTGGAGTAA